The following coding sequences are from one Lipingzhangella halophila window:
- a CDS encoding sensor histidine kinase: MRIIMLLLAPLRSADTYLRWVYLVLGGVLLVPFLLAALVVASLLVDQDANSEAVYGPPGAAALAVAAVLGAATVGIPGVRTQQAQLSRSLLGGRLAAEPDTRSAAGSSRTRAGCWLALHFVVGFGTSLLTMIGLTESAILAMTPITGGASGTMLLGDVLFSGWRRWLGPLAGAGLLVALVYTVAAVGGGAARLAPLFLGPSAADRLAAAQARADHLTERNRLAAELHDSIGHVLSVVALQAGTATRVIDRDPDFARTALEAIAEQARTATAELDHVLGALREEPAAAAPQRTLDDLASLVDAARFAGADLRFDQTGALGSVPGVLSRELYRLCQEAITNALRHGGADTTITMELHVEQARVRLSVRNPVPVRRPARPGGGRGVRSMDERVRLLGGAMEAGMRDGEWCLTVTIPWKGDG; encoded by the coding sequence GTGCGGATCATCATGCTTCTCCTCGCCCCGCTGCGCAGCGCAGACACCTACCTGCGCTGGGTCTACCTCGTCCTGGGCGGGGTCCTGCTGGTGCCGTTCCTGCTCGCCGCGCTGGTGGTGGCCTCGCTGCTGGTCGACCAGGACGCCAACTCCGAGGCGGTGTACGGCCCGCCCGGCGCCGCGGCTCTGGCCGTGGCCGCGGTCCTCGGCGCCGCGACCGTCGGGATCCCCGGGGTGCGGACCCAGCAGGCGCAGCTCTCGCGCTCCCTGCTGGGGGGCAGATTGGCCGCCGAGCCGGACACCCGGTCGGCCGCCGGGAGTTCCCGGACCCGCGCCGGCTGCTGGCTGGCGCTGCACTTCGTTGTCGGCTTCGGAACCAGCCTGCTGACCATGATCGGCCTGACGGAGTCGGCCATACTCGCGATGACTCCGATCACGGGCGGAGCCAGCGGAACGATGCTGCTCGGTGACGTGCTGTTCTCGGGTTGGCGGCGCTGGCTCGGCCCCCTCGCCGGGGCGGGGCTGCTGGTGGCGCTGGTCTACACCGTCGCTGCTGTCGGTGGCGGTGCCGCGAGGCTGGCGCCGTTGTTCCTCGGGCCGTCCGCGGCCGACCGGCTCGCCGCCGCCCAAGCGCGCGCCGACCACCTCACCGAACGCAACCGCCTGGCCGCCGAGCTGCACGACTCCATCGGCCACGTACTCTCCGTAGTCGCGCTGCAGGCCGGAACCGCCACCCGGGTTATCGACCGGGATCCGGACTTCGCCCGCACCGCGCTGGAGGCGATCGCCGAGCAGGCGCGCACCGCCACCGCCGAGCTGGACCACGTGCTGGGCGCACTGCGCGAGGAGCCGGCGGCCGCCGCTCCGCAGCGCACCCTGGACGATCTCGCCAGCCTGGTCGACGCCGCCCGGTTCGCAGGGGCCGACCTGCGATTCGACCAGACCGGAGCGCTCGGGTCGGTTCCGGGCGTGCTGTCGCGCGAGCTGTACCGCCTGTGCCAGGAGGCCATCACGAACGCGCTGCGGCACGGTGGCGCGGACACCACGATCACCATGGAGCTGCACGTTGAGCAGGCACGGGTGCGACTGAGCGTGCGCAACCCCGTTCCGGTGCGCCGCCCCGCGCGTCCCGGCGGCGGCAGGGGAGTGCGCAGCATGGACGAGCGCGTACGCTTGCTC